The Rubripirellula reticaptiva DNA window AGAAGACATTCTTGCTGGCGAACTTGTCGATGGCGAAAGCTTTTTGAACAACGTCGTGAGCCGCCCCAGCGATCAAGGTGGGGGACGCCGCGAGGGCGATAAAATCTAAGATCGACTGCGATTGTCTGTGCTGGATTGCGAGCGTGTCGCCGACTCGTTGACTACAAGATCGTGACGCTTTTGATGTCGTTGTGGATGCTTGCTTGACGCGAGAAAAGCGTAATCGCTTGCCGCTTCATCGAGAGTCGGTCCGAAACGAACAGTCGCCGACTTTCTGCTCGTCATGCCTCTGTCTTCCGCAGGTTCGCTGGGCTTTTACATGATGTGCATCGCCTGATGACGGTTCGATTGTTTCGTTTGAAAGCATCACAGCACAAAGCCAATCTCCTCTTCGCAAATCCTCTTTGGCCTCGCTAGTCTGATCTCGTTGTGGTCGAACGCTACTTCTCTGGTGCTAGAGCGGGTTGCTGAATTGACGCGTCGGATGTGGCAGTGTCGTCTGCATTCAGATCACCGATGGCGTACTGAATCCCGTCGAGGATGTGCCTCAAAATATCGGGGTTCTCGAACGTCTCGTCACGATGCCCAAAGTTGGTGTAGAAGACACGTCCCTTGCCAGCTTTGTGAATCCACGACACGGGCACTTCGCGAGGCCCATCGTTGATGCGCCCCGAGACTTCATCCTTGCTCATGTCCAAGCTGACTAGCAATCGCAGGACACTTGGCCCTTGGTAAGAATCCGGTCTGTATTGATAGATCTCGTCCTGGTGCCAGAACCCCTGGCCCTTAAAAGTTGCATTCAAAATGTGTTTTGGATCGTCCAGTTTGAACGCCCACGTCCCACCAGCGCCCCAGGGATGACCTGCAAATCGTCCTCCGACCAATTCCACACATTCGGGGTGCCGCCCGAAGTTGTCACTTGCCGCGTGAATT harbors:
- a CDS encoding ThuA domain-containing protein — encoded protein: MIRPAAIALVFIFTAAVVTAQDKPKQKPTWEQRKAKFDVSQNAKDAIIAAIPIEATVKPTKPRKALVFYRCEGFVHGSIPSANYAVEQMGAKTDAYSADIADSYDVFTTENLKQYDCIILNNTTGMQFPKPSQLNAFLDFIADGKGLAGIHAASDNFGRHPECVELVGGRFAGHPWGAGGTWAFKLDDPKHILNATFKGQGFWHQDEIYQYRPDSYQGPSVLRLLVSLDMSKDEVSGRINDGPREVPVSWIHKAGKGRVFYTNFGHRDETFENPDILRHILDGIQYAIGDLNADDTATSDASIQQPALAPEK